The Alkalihalophilus pseudofirmus nucleotide sequence GGAGCTTGTTTGACTCATTATACTCGTGGTTTTGCCTATATGAGATAGCCTTCTTTATTTCTCTCTCTACTGGTTGCAGTAGAACCACCTGCCTTTCTATGAAATTAACATCCTCAATCCATTTCACTAAGATTCTCTTCAAGACATATCTGATCATTCTTAAATAGATAGGTCAGGAAAAGTATTGATTTAGCTTTTCATCATCAGTACGATTGCTTCACCATGATTCTAAACGATTCTATGCCTCCATGCTTAATACCCCTTATTTAGCTTAAACTTATTAATATTCTTCATAGCTTTAATTGCAAGATGTATTGTTCGCCTATGGGTCCAATTTTTCGTGAGCCTGTGTCGTAAAAGCCTGCTTTTTTGTACAAGCTCTGTGCTGCAAGATTTTTGTGATTTACAGCTAATACTACTTCATTATAATAGGGGAATTCTTCACTAATAAATGTCTTTAGTAATAGCATTGCTTGTTTTGCGTATCCTTTTCCTTGTTTGTCTTCAGTAATTGAAAAAGCAGTAAGCAACATACTTAGTGGATTAGAAGTATATTCTTTAACTCTATCAGTTGAATGGAGCAAGAAGAAACCAACCGGCTCTCCTTTATAATATATTCCTATCCGATATTGACCCTCTTTTACTTCTTTATAATTATCTGGTAGCGAAGTATACATTTCTTGATCTTTCGGCAGGTGAAAAGAATAAAATCCTTCCATTCCTTTATCTGATATCAGTTTTAATTCAAGCTCGTTTGTTTGATGCAAACTTATTCCTCCTTTAATGGGAATTAAACTCTTGTATTCGTATAAAAATCAATTGAATAACATACCAAGTCGGGATTGTTAGGAGATGAATTAACTTATCCTTTCAGAAAATAACTATATACATAATCTACCAACTAATTATACATGATGTATCTGAATTTAAAAAAGTATTTTTTATAGTAGATAAATTTAAAGAGAGAACTGAGTTATGCAGTTCTCTCCTTTTGTGTAGCTTATAATTGTATCTTTTCACCCACTTATTGCGTGGCTTCAAAAGTTAATTGCGCGGCTTTTCGGCTTATTTGCTTCGGTTGACCGCACAATTGCGTCACTCTCTTTGAATTGCGTCAGTTGCGAGCGGATATGCGTCGGTTTAGCGCTGAATTGTATTAATTTTCACTATAATTGCGCCGGTTGCATGCCCTGGCACTGCGCTCCTCCTCCCCTAAGGCAACACGCTCGGCGTCAACGTATACGCATTAGCCCCGCCTGGTGCGACGGCATTGAAAATCGTGTATTTCCGCTCTGGAAATTTAACGGCATATGTTGCCTGGCCTTCTAGCCCTTGGATCGTCACAACACTTGGGACAGGGACGCTGTATGCTGCGGCATTTGATGTGAGCGTATGGCTTTCACGGATGATTTGTCCGTCTACCATGATCTGAACTCGGTCCTCGCTGTCACCGGTGAAGTCCCAGATCAGCATACGCGCCGTGCCCCCGTCAAAGTTGCCGACTGCAAAATCCTGCGAGTCTAAGGCTACTTGGCTTGCATCTTCTAGAACAAAGCCTGATTCCATTTCAGTCGATGTACGGTTTGCGATTTCATCGGCTGCTGCTTCATCAGACATCGTTCCTGTGGAGAATGCCATGCCTGAGATTGTAAGGATCAACGCCAAAAGTCCGATTGCTGTTCGTGCCAGTTTGGCGGATGGGGTCAGCTCTCTTTTCTGACTAGATCCCTCCCGCTCTTCATTAATCAAGTTTTTCACTTGGCTCGCTCGGTCTTGGTTCTTTTCGTTATGCATATATGGTCGCTTGTTCATCTACATCGTCCTCCTGTTTGCAAACGGAGATGAGGCTGGGTGACGGTGAAACCACCATGACATCAGCACTCTTACTCCGATGAAGCTCATAATTGCAAGGAAGATCGCAAAGCCTTTTGAAGGGAAATTATGCTCTGCCCAACTATTCAAAAAGGTCGCTCCAAGCCCAAGGCCAATTAGCATAAATAGCCCCATTTGCAAGATTGGCCAGAGAATCGGCCACTTTGTATAAATCCAGCTTAAGGTCTCTATTCGGATGGATAAATAGAGGAAGAAGCTGCACAGACCGATCATGAACAGATAGACAGACCCGGTTGGTGTTCCGTATTGCAGCATCGTCCGTATATCATCAATGGCCAAAAACGGACCAATGAGAATACTTACAGCAATAAAGAAGAAAAACGGATAAAAGACCAGCCTTCCGCCGACACGTACTAAGCGCATCATGCGATCTCCTCCCTTCTTGCGACATCTTCTTTTGTGATCGTAATTAATTCTTCAAGCTCTGCATCAGGCACATTCATCAGCCTGACGGAATGCTTGCGGATGGTCGCTTCCATTAAACTACGGACAAATCGCCCGTTGCCGCGGGAAGCCTTTGCTGTTTCCATTTCACATTGCTCACGAATCGCATCAAGAGCACCGGCCTCTATTTTGTAGCCTTTGTGCGTGAACATCACGTTGGAAATTTTCACGAGCTCATCTGTTGAATAGTCAGGAAAGGCAATTTGATGTGGGAAACGTGATCGCAAACCGGAATTTGACTCCCAGAATTCTGTCATTTCTTTTTCATAGCCGGCAACAATGACAACGAGCTCTCCTTTTAAATCTTCCATTGCTTTTACGATCGTATCAATCGCTTCTTGTCCAAATTGATCACCAGCCAGGCTGTAGGCTTCGTCAATAAATAAGACACCGCCTCTTGCCTCATCGATGATTTGTTTTGTTTTTAAGGCCGTCTGTCCGACATATCCAGCTACGAGTCCGCTGCGGTCGGTTTCGATTAAGCGGTCTGTTGCGATCACACCGAGTTCATGCAGGCGTTTAGCCGCTATGCGAGCGATGGTCGTCTTCCCTGTTCCTGGGTTACCGGTAAATGACATATGCAGGCTTTGCCCGCTGATCTCAGGCAGATTCAATGCCTTACGTCTTTCGTTCATTGCGACTTGAGCAAAAAGATTTTCCATAAAGGTTTTCACATTTTGCAAGCCGATAATGTCATTTAACTGCTCTTTGGCCTGATCCTTGTTTTCTGTTTCCACGTGGATGTCGAAATCTTCTGCTTGCAGCTCGATCAGTGCTTCAGGTTCATTTGAATCTATTTCAGCAATGCGCACTGACTGTCTTCTAATTGCTGCTTCTAATTCATTTCGAACCATCCGCCCATTTCCAGCCGCTTCACGATCGGCTGCTTGCTTCCTTCTAAATGCTGATTCAAGTTCTGTATCAAGCTCGTGAGACAGCAGAAACCCACGGTGCTTTGTCAGGATATGGAGCATTTGTACAAGCTCCGTCGCTGTGTAATCCGGGAAGTGAATATGCAGCGGAAAGCGGGAATATAAGCCCGCATTGGTGTCGAGTAATTTTTTCATATCGTCTTCGTAGCCTGCTAAAATGACGATGAGATTATCTTTATGAATTTCCATCAGCCGGACAATCTCATTAATTGCTTCTTCCCCGTAGCCTCCGTGACCATCGACTAACGCATACGCCTCATCAATAAACAGCACACCGCCAAGGGCTGACTCGACTACACTCTTCGTTTTTTCTGCCGTTTGACCGGCATAGCCTGAAACGAGCTCGCTTCGTCCCACTTCCACTAAATGTCCTTTTTTCAACACCCCGAGCTCTTTCATCATCTGAGAGAGGGTTCTGGCGATCGTTGTTTTTCCTGTACCTGGATTTCCGGAGAACACCATATTCAATACTTGCTCTGTACGGATCGTATGTCCCGCTTCTTTTCTGCGTTTATTTGCAAGAAGCTGTTTCTCAAGCGTACGGATAACGTTTTTGACAGAGTCTAAGCCGACGTAAGCTGAGAGCTCTTCTTCAAGGTCAAATCTTTGAGTTTCCATGATGCCAAAGTCTTCAACTGTTAACAGTTGATAGTCAGCCTCGGCTTCTTCGTTCACTCGCACCGATTGCTTGCGGATGGCTTCTTCTAATACGTTACGAACAAGGCGTCCGTTGCCGCTGTCATTACGGCCTGGTATCTGTTTTCGTTCAAAAAGTTCAATTAAAGGTTTCTTCGACTCTTGATCAAGGTGGTAGTCACGCTTTTGCGCCATTAACTCAAGCATCGTATAAAGTTCGTCAGCACGGTAATCTGAGAACTCAACTTGAAACGGGAAGCGAGACCGCAGACCAGGGTTTGTTTTAAGAAAGCCCTCCATTTCCTGCGTGTAGCCAGCTAAGATGACAACTAAATCCTCGCGGTGATCTTCCATCCCTTTTACAAGAGTATCGATGGCTTCCTGTCCAAAGCTGTCATGCTGATTTCTTGAAAGAGCGTACGCCTCATCAATGAACAGCACCCCGCCTAGAGCTTCTTGGATTTTGCTCATCGTTTTTGGTCCGGTGTGACCGACATATTCACCGACTAAATCCTGGCGAGCGACCTCAACCAACTGCCCTTTTGATAGAATGCCAAGTCCTTTTAATATGGAGGAAATGAGTCTAGCAACCGTTGTTTTACCCGTACCAGGATTGCCGGAAAAAATCATATGAAGCGTCAGCGGAGTCGTTGATAATCCCATCTCTTTTCGTTTCAACTGCAGTTCAACTGTTTTCGTTAATTCATGCACAAAGGTTTTCACTTCAGCTAATCCGATCAAGCTTTCGAGTTCGTTAAAAGCTTGCTCTACAGACTCTGCTTCTGCTTTTTCTAAAGTGAGAAGCGGGTGTGCCTGACCTTCAATATAAATGGCATGATCAGCAGTGATTAAATGTGCTTGATCATTTAATTGACCGCGGGCACGAGCTGCGACGAGACTTTCAACAAGCTGAATGCTGATCCACTTTTTTAATACCCGTCCGTTTTCTTCTGTGTTCAGAGATAGCTCTGCTAATAATTCAGCAACCGCATCATCATAGGTAATCTGTTTATTTGTAAGCTCGGCTGCTTGTGATTGAGCTCGTTGCAGCATGTGAGACGCTATTTTTATGAGATGCTCGAGCTCTAACGGCTTTGTATGCAGCTGATCTTGGATCTGTGAGCGGATGGCTTCTGGCAGATCTCTTTCTTTTTCAGTAATAAAGACGAGTCTATGATTCGCAGCATCAATCATGACGCCTGCTTCTGTTCTAAAATAGCCATTTTTCACTAATTGCTCTAAGTTAGTTAGAACCTGTGTATGTGCACTTTTGATCCCTTTAAACACGATCGTTGAGCCCCCGTAGGAGAAGGCACTTGAGAAATCTTTGACGAAATTAGAATGTATATCTTTTTCACTGTAGAGACTCACATCGAGTGTAATGACTTGTTGGTTGGTAAGCAGTTTATGGTGATGAAGCGTCTTTACGACTTCTGTCAATCCTTCTGTTTTCCCTGTTCCGATCGGCCCTGTCACAGAGATCACTTGAGCTTTACCGTCAAGACTTCCCTCAAGTAAGTATTGCTTCTTAAACCATAGGACGAGCTCTTTCAGATATTCCTTTTGACCATACACACGCTGGCCAACAGACGTCTCAACTAAATGGAATAACTGATCAATCTCTTCTTTATAAAGCCGCTTTCTCGAGGACTTCTCTTTGACTGGCTTAGTCGTTGCAACAGGACGGTTCGACTCCCTG carries:
- a CDS encoding GNAT family N-acetyltransferase, whose protein sequence is MHQTNELELKLISDKGMEGFYSFHLPKDQEMYTSLPDNYKEVKEGQYRIGIYYKGEPVGFFLLHSTDRVKEYTSNPLSMLLTAFSITEDKQGKGYAKQAMLLLKTFISEEFPYYNEVVLAVNHKNLAAQSLYKKAGFYDTGSRKIGPIGEQYILQLKL
- a CDS encoding AAA family ATPase produces the protein MMWKKWSRIILPELQLLDFKRNTKENKAHMRVPGTHTTHTPNGLEAMKPSPTPHNRESNRPVATTKPVKEKSSRKRLYKEEIDQLFHLVETSVGQRVYGQKEYLKELVLWFKKQYLLEGSLDGKAQVISVTGPIGTGKTEGLTEVVKTLHHHKLLTNQQVITLDVSLYSEKDIHSNFVKDFSSAFSYGGSTIVFKGIKSAHTQVLTNLEQLVKNGYFRTEAGVMIDAANHRLVFITEKERDLPEAIRSQIQDQLHTKPLELEHLIKIASHMLQRAQSQAAELTNKQITYDDAVAELLAELSLNTEENGRVLKKWISIQLVESLVAARARGQLNDQAHLITADHAIYIEGQAHPLLTLEKAEAESVEQAFNELESLIGLAEVKTFVHELTKTVELQLKRKEMGLSTTPLTLHMIFSGNPGTGKTTVARLISSILKGLGILSKGQLVEVARQDLVGEYVGHTGPKTMSKIQEALGGVLFIDEAYALSRNQHDSFGQEAIDTLVKGMEDHREDLVVILAGYTQEMEGFLKTNPGLRSRFPFQVEFSDYRADELYTMLELMAQKRDYHLDQESKKPLIELFERKQIPGRNDSGNGRLVRNVLEEAIRKQSVRVNEEAEADYQLLTVEDFGIMETQRFDLEEELSAYVGLDSVKNVIRTLEKQLLANKRRKEAGHTIRTEQVLNMVFSGNPGTGKTTIARTLSQMMKELGVLKKGHLVEVGRSELVSGYAGQTAEKTKSVVESALGGVLFIDEAYALVDGHGGYGEEAINEIVRLMEIHKDNLIVILAGYEDDMKKLLDTNAGLYSRFPLHIHFPDYTATELVQMLHILTKHRGFLLSHELDTELESAFRRKQAADREAAGNGRMVRNELEAAIRRQSVRIAEIDSNEPEALIELQAEDFDIHVETENKDQAKEQLNDIIGLQNVKTFMENLFAQVAMNERRKALNLPEISGQSLHMSFTGNPGTGKTTIARIAAKRLHELGVIATDRLIETDRSGLVAGYVGQTALKTKQIIDEARGGVLFIDEAYSLAGDQFGQEAIDTIVKAMEDLKGELVVIVAGYEKEMTEFWESNSGLRSRFPHQIAFPDYSTDELVKISNVMFTHKGYKIEAGALDAIREQCEMETAKASRGNGRFVRSLMEATIRKHSVRLMNVPDAELEELITITKEDVARREEIA